In Grus americana isolate bGruAme1 chromosome 19, bGruAme1.mat, whole genome shotgun sequence, the following are encoded in one genomic region:
- the WSCD1 gene encoding WSC domain-containing protein 1 isoform X2 — protein sequence MTVSHCQEACAERAYTYAGLAYGAECYCGNKLPATASKPEECNSECKGEKGSICGGVNRLSVYRVEELRAGARRRRNVIYRGCFRAPENLTDTFPASLIQPNLTVEMCSEFCSKKEFPLAVIRGQECYCGYPTGRFSLHDGADGLLCSRTRNASSTAEGKYCLVYQTPVQDTRCTDRKFLTTKSKVFVALSSFPGAGNTWARHLIEHATGYYTGSYYFDGALYNKGFKGEKDHWRSRRTICVKTHESGKTEIEMFDSAILLIRNPYKSLMAEFNRKYAGHLGYATDRNWKSKEWPDFVNSYASWWASHVLDWLKYGKRLLVVHYEDLKQSLIPKLKEMVEFLNMTVTEDRLLCVENNRDGNFKRSGAKQKDFEPFTQEMKDLINRYILTVDEALRGRNFTGLPREYVPR from the exons ATGACAGTATCTCACTGTCAGGAAGCTTGTGCTGAGAG GGCTTACACCTACGCGGGCCTGGCGTACGGAGCAGAGTGCTACTGCGGGAACAAGCTCCCAGCGACCGCCTCGAAGCCCGAGGAGTGCAACAGCGAGTGCAAGGGGGAAAAGGGCTCCATCTGCGGAGGGGTGAACCGGCTCTCTGTCTACAGGGTGGAGGAGCTGCGGGCAGGAGCGAGACGAC GGAGGAATGTTATCTATCGAGGATGTTTTAGAGCTCCAGAAAATTTAACAGACACCTTTCCAGCCTCTTTGATACAGCCCAATTTGACGGTGGAGATGTGCTCTGAATTTTGCTCCAAGAAA GAGTTTCCCTTGGCAGTCATCCGAGGGCAGGAGTGCTACTGCGGCTACCCCACCGGGCGCTTCTCGCTGCATGACGGCGCAGacgggctgctctgcagcaggacgCGCAACGCCAGCAGCACTGCCGAGGGAAAATACTGCCTGGTCTATCAGACACCGGTGCAAG ACACCCGCTGCACAGACAGGAAATTCTTAACCACCAAATCCAAAGTGTTTGTTGCTTTGTCGAGCTTTCCTGGGGCTGGGAATACGTGGGCTCGCCATTTGATAGAACACGCCACAGGATACTACACGGGAAGCTATTACTTCGATGGAGCCCTGTACAACAAAG gttttaaaggagaaaaagaccACTGGAGAAGTAGAAGGACCATCTGCGTGAAAACACATGAAAGTGGCAAGACAGAGATCGAAATGTTCGACTCAGCGATCCTGTTGATAAGGAACCCGTACAAGTCGCTGATGGCAGAGTTCAACAGGAAATATGCCGGGCACCTGGGGTACGCCACCGACCGCAACTGGAAGAGCAAAG AGTGGCCCGATTTCGTGAACAGCTATGCGTCCTGGTGGGCCTCCCATGTCCTGGACTGGCTGAAGTACGGGAAGCGCCTGCTCGTCGTCCACTACGAGGACCTGAAGCAGAGTCTCATCCCCAAGCTGAAGGAAATGGTGGAGTTTCTGAATATGACAGTGACAGAGGACCGACTGCTCTGCGTTGAGAACAACAGGGATGGGAATTTCAAGCGGTCTGGTGCTAAGCAAAAGGATTTTGAGCCATTCACCCAGGAAATGAAAGATCTTATCAACAGATACATCCTGACAGTAGATGAAGCCCTGAGGGGAAGAAACTTCACAGGGCTGCCCAGAGAGTACGTGCCAAGATGA